CGCTGCTGGCCGAGCACGGCCTGACGCCCGAGGTCCTGCTGGAGCCGGGCAACCGTGGCGCGGCGCTCGAGGCCCATGGCCGGCTGGTGGCGGTGGCGCACCGGGAGCTGCGCCAGGCGTTCGAGTACGTGCTGGGCCTGCCCCGCGAGGAGCACGGCATCCGCCTCTTCTGCCTGTGGCCGCTGTTCCTCGCGGTGATGACGCTGCGCAAGCTGTACGGCAATGGCCGGGTGCTCGAGCCCGGACCGGTGAAGGTGTCGCGGCGCACGGTGAAGTGGGTGGTGGCCGCGACGAAGCTGCTGGTGGCCCGGGATGGGGCGCTCAAGCTCATGTTCGCCGCGCTCACCGCCCCGCTGCCCGCGTGAGCCTCACCCCGCCCGGGCGCGGAACACCACGGTGAGGTTGTTGCTGGGCATCTCGATGACGCGCTCGCGCTCGAGGCCGTGCCGCCGCGCCTCGGCGGTGACGGCGCCCAGCTCGCGCACGCCCCAGGAGGGGTTGCGCTCGCGCAGCGAGGCGTCGAAGGCGAGGTTGCTCGGCGCCGGGGTTTGTCCCTCGATGAACCAGGCGCCGTAGAGCACGAGCGGCGCGCCCGGAGCGAGCACCCGCCCCGCGCCCCGGAGCAGCCCCTGGCAGGCCTCCCAGGGGGAGATGTGCACCAGGTTGATGGCCACGAGCGCGTCCGCGCGTTCCACGGGCCAGGGCTCGGCCAGCACGTCCAGCGCGAGCGGGGCACGCAGGTTGGGCGGGCCCTCCTCCTGGCGCCAGGCCTCGATGCTCGCGAGCGCGGTGGGATCCACGTCGGTGGGCTGCCAGGTGAGCCCGGGAAGGGCGCGCGCGAAGAAGACGGCGTGCTGGCCGGTGCCGCTCGCCAGCTCCAGCACGGTGCCCTGGGCGGGCAGCACCTCGCGCAGCACGGGCAGCAGGGGGTCCCGGTTGCGCTCGGCGGAAGGGGCGTGGCGCTTCATGGAGCCTTGGAGCCCTCGGGGCCCGGCGAGGCGGCGGGCGGGGCCGCCTGGGCGGCCGGGGAAGGCAGCAGCCACGAGGACACCAGACCTCCGTCCCAGCGCAGGGCGATGAACATCGCCGCGAGCCCCAGCAGCCCCAGCAGCACCAGCAGGGCCACCCGGAGCCCCCACCCGGAGCGCGAGGCCGCGATGGAGTGGGTGCCCGAGGACAGCAGGAGCTCCTCCTCGGTCCTCGGCGCGCGGGCGCGCGGGGGGAGGGAGGGAAGGGTCTGGTAGGGGAGGGTGGGGTATTCCGACGAGTCCTCGCTCGTGTCGTCGGGCAGGAGGGGCAGGGCGGGACGGCGGTGGGGCCGGGTGGTCTCCTCGTCCGGTTCCACGTCGGAGGGTGGCGCGGCGGTGGATGCGCGGGGGGACGCGTCCGGAGTGGGGATGCGCATGGCGCGCGTGGGCAGGGCGCGGGAGGAGGGAGCCTCGGGGGAGGCGGGGCGGCTCTCGGCGGGGGAGCGGGAAGCGGGGGCCTCGGGGGAGGCGGGGCGGCTCTCGGCGGCAGAGGAGGCGCGGTGCTCGGAAGTCATGGAGCGCCGGGATCGGACGAGGGCCGTCTTCTCCGGCTCCCGCGCCTCCTCGGGGGCGGGAGGGGGGTCCACGCGGCCCGGCGGGCGTGGCCGGGTGGGTGGAGGCAGCACGGGCCGTGAGCGCTCCATGGAGGCACGCGCGGGTGCGCGGGGCGCGGGAGAGGCGGCGCGGGGCTCACCCGCGGCGACGGGAGCCGCCGGAGGAGGCACCAGGGGCGAGTAGGGGACGATGTCCGTGTTGGACGACGAGGGCCCGCGCGAGGCCTGCGGAGGAGCGGGGGAGACGGTGGGCAGGCGGGGCGCCGGAGCGGGAGGGGCCGGGGTGGCGCCTTCGCGGGAATCGGCCGGGGCGGCGGACAGCTTCACCTCGCCCGTGGACGTCCGGGCGCCCGCGAGCACCTGCCGCGTCTGCTCGCGCCGCTCGGCGAAGAGGCGCCGCAGGAGCGCCCCGCTCTGCTCGGGCAGCCAGATGAGGCCGCTCACGGCGCGCTCCAGCTCGCGCGCGAACTCCAGCGTCGTCGCGTACCGGTCCTCGCGCTGGCGCGCCAGGGCCTTGAGCACGATGGCGTCCAGCTCGGGGGGCACGGCCTTGTTGGCGCGCGAGGGCTCGGGGATGGGGCCGCGCAGCACCGCGTTCATCACCGCCGCGGGCGCCTTGCCCGGAAACAGCCGCGCCCCCGTGAGACACTCGTGCAGCACCACCCCCAGGCTGAACAGATCGCTGCGCGCGTCCAGCGGCTGGCCGAGGATCTGCTCCGGCGACATGTAGCCGCTCGTGCCCTTCACCATGCCCACCTGGGTGCGGCTCACCTCCATCACGCTCTTGGCGATGCCGAAGTCCAGCAGCTTGGTGACGCCCTCGTACGTCACCATGATGTTCTTCTCGGCCACGTCCCGGTGGATGACGGGCGAGGGCTCGCCCAGCGCGTCCGTGAAGGTGTGCGCGTAGTGCAGCGCCAGCGCCGTGTCGCGCACCGCCGCGAGCCCCAGCCCCATGGGCATGGGCTCCTTGGCCGCCAGGCACGCGCGCGCCACTTCCAGGAGCGTCGCGCCCGGCACGAACTCCATGGCCAGGAACAGCTCGTCCCCGGCCACGTCCAGATCGAATACCTGCGCGATGTTCGGGTGGTTGAAGGCCGCGGTGACGCGCGCCTCGTCCAGGAACATCTGGACGAACTCCTCCTGGCCCTGGATGTCCGGGAGGATCTTCTTGAGCACCACCGGCTTGTGGAACCCCGCCAGGCCACGCCTGGAGGCGAGGAAGATTTCCGCCATGCCTCCCGTGGACAGGCGGCAGAGCACCTCGTAGTTGCCCATCTGCCGGCCGCGCACATCGTCCTGCGCGGAGGGAAGCATCGAACCAGCCATTCGAGAAATCCAAGCCTATAGGACCCGCCGCCCCAGGCGGAAGCCATCCCCATGTTTTTCGCGTGAGAGCGTAACCGGAGTGCATTCCAGTGAAACCTTGAACGCGGGTTTTCCTGCTTTGAACGGATCAGGAACACGAGTTTTTCTTGGTTTTTGAGACACCCGGGGATGGCGGGAAAGAGTTGGCGAGGTGTCAGAAGGCGTCCGCCCTGCGCACGAGGGGGCGAAGGAGCAAGCCCCTCCCGAAGGACAGGGAAGATGTCGTCGGGTGAGCACCTGCGGGGGGGCCGATGGGTGCTCGACGATTGGAGGGCCCGGCGACATCCGGTGAGGCTGCACAAGCCGGGGAGTGTGTCCACATTGGCGGAATTCCGAAGGTGGAGTTCCCCATGGCGACGAAAAAGGTGGCGGAGCGCATGCGTGCCCGAGACAGCGTCCTGGGCTATCGCATGGGTCCGGGGTTGGCGGCGGTGGCGTCCGTGGAAGGTGAACGTTCTCCGGAGGGACGGTTGGTTCAACTGTCGCCGGAGCATTTGACGGTGTGCCTGCAGAGGACTCCGGCACTCAAGCCGGGGCAGCGGGCCAACGTGGTGTTGGGGGTGGGAGGGGAGGCAACGGCCCTGAGGGCCGAGGTGATGAAGATCCATCGGCCGGCGCCCGAGGCGCTGCCGGAGCTGAGTCTGCGCTTCGTGGCGCCGCCGCTCGCACAGGGTCGCCACATCGTCTCCATGCTGGAGGGCTGGCGAGACGAGGGCCACCTGGAGCTGCCGCACGCCAGCCCCATCTGGAAGGAGCGGATCGTGCGCGCGGATCGCATCGGCCGCATCTTCGAGGCGCTCGTGGCGCGGCGCTGCCGGGGCAGGGCGCGCTCGGAGCATGGGGACGTGGAGCTGTCCGCGGCGCTCTTCGACAAGTACGACGCCCGGGTGGCCTGGGAGGTGCGTGGGGGCGTGCTGCCGCCCGGCCCCTTCCTGCTGGAGGTGTATGGCTTCAGCTCCGTGCTGCGCTTCCAGGTGGACGAGGCGCAGCACGAGGACGGGCTGTGGAGCGTGAAGCTGCCCTCCGAGCTGGTGCGCTACCGCCACCGTCGGCTGCGCCGCGCCCCGGCGTGGGGCGGCTGCGTGGCGCGCTTCGCCCATCCGCTCTGGCCCCAGGTTCGCGTGCAGCGCGAGCTGATGGACATCAGCTACGAGGGCCTGTCCTTCGCCACCGAGCCGGGGGAGGACCTGCTCTACCCGGGGCTCGTGCTGAGCGAGATGGAGGTGGAGCTGCCGGGCCGCGCCCCGGTGTACGTCAAGGCGGAGGTGCGCAACATCAGCGGCACCAGCGCCGGCCGCCGCTGCGGCATGAAGGTGGAGCCGATCGGCGACGGGGCGGCCTGGCGCATGCTCGTGGAGGAGCTGAGCCACCCGAACACCCGCGTGTCCGGACAGTGGGATCAGGGCACGTGGGATCTCTACGAGCGCTCGGGCTACTTCCGGCTGTCGGGCAAGACGCCCGCGGACTTCGAGCGCATGAAGGCCGAGTACCGCGAGGCACACGAGCGCCTGGAGCGGGCGCCCCGGCTGGGCTACCGCGTGGTGCGGCCCGTGCCCCAGAGCGACACGGTGGAGGCGAGCCTGTCCTGGCTCAAGCCGTACTCGGGCAGTTGGATGGCACACCACCTGGCGCGGCACCTGCCCGCGGGCGAGCGCTGCCGCGGCACGGCGCGCGAGGCCCTGCGCGACATCTACCTGCGCGGCTTCGAGCCGGCGCAGACGGATCCGGACATCAAGTGGTTCCTCGCGTACTGCGAGGCGAACGTGCGCTGGGTGCGCTTCACGGCGCTCGACTTCGCCGAGTGGTACCAGCACACGGGCCAGGCATGCGTGCTCAACTTCCACCTGATGGAGGCGGACGCGCGCCGGGAGTGGGTGATGCCCGAGGGCTTCAGTCTGGGCGAGCCCACGGACGAGGAGAAGCAGGCGCTGTTCGCGCGGCTCGAGCGCACACGCCCGGTGGCCTACCGCGAGGCGTTGGACCTGGTGCCCGAGCGCTTCGACTTGTCGGGGCTCAAGCAGCAGTGGAGCGGGGCCCGGCTGGGCCGCGAGCGCCACGTGCTGGTGGCGCGCAAGGACGGCCGCGCGGTGGCGGTGGGCATCATGGAGGCGGCGCACGCGGGGCTCAACCTGTTCCACGTGCTCAACGGGCTGCGCATCATCCCCCTGGTGGACGCGTCGCTGCCCGAGGCTCAGCAGGCGATGCTGGCGCTGCTGGCTGGCGCCGCGGAGTGGTACCGGGCGCGCGGCCTGGACGTGTTCATCCACTACGTGGAGGAGGAGCACCGGGACTACCTGGGCGAGGCCCGGCTCACGGACCTGGGCGAGGGACGCATCTGGATCCTCTCCGCCCAGCTGCTGCCGGACTTCATCGAGCACCTGTGCGAGGCGACGACGCCCCGGGGAGGCGATGCATGAGGCACCGCCCCCCGGGGGCTTTCCGGGGGGCGGGTGCTCAGGGGGAGTAGGACTCGGTGGAGGCGGAGTCGTGGTTGCTCACGCCTCCCACCGCGAGCACCGTGCCATCGCCCAGGAGCGTGGCGGTGTGGCCGTAGCGGTCCACGTTCATGGGGGCCGTGTCGCTCCAGGTGCCGCTGACGGGGTCGAACCGCTCCGCGGTGGTGAGAATGCCCGTGGAGGGATGGTAGCCACCCGCCACGAGCACCTCGCCGCCGGGCAGCAGCGTGGCCGTGTGCGCGCGGCGGGGCGTGCGCACGGGGCCCGTGGTCGTCCAGGTGTCCGTGGTGGAGTCATACAGCTCGGCGCTCGCGGCGGACGGGACGCCAGGGGCCAGGCCGCCCACCACGAGCACCCGGCCATCGGCCAGCGCGGTGGCGGTATGCACGCCGTGGCCCACCCGGGTGGCGCTCACGGGCGAGAAGCTCCCCGTGGCGGGGTCGAACACCTCGGCCGAGGCCAGGGAGTTGCCCGAGCCATCCACGCCGCCCACGACGAGCACCCGGCCGTCGGGCAGGAGCGTGGCCGTGTGCCGCGAGCGAGCGGTGCCCAGTGTGCCCGTGAGCGACCAGGTGTCGTGGGCGGGGTCGTACAGCTCGCTGGAGCCCAGCATCCCGCCACCGTCCTCGGAGGTGGCGCCGCCCACGACGAGCACCCGGCCATCGGGCAGGAGCGTGGCCGTGGGGTGGTAGCGCAACTTGTGGAGAAGTCCCGCCGCCCTCCACTCGCCGAGCGCCGGGACATACAGCTCGGCGTTGGCGCGGGTGGAGCCGCCCACGAGCAGCACCCGGCCATCGGCGAGCCGGGTCATGGCGTGGCCGCGATGCGGGACGAGGGTGCTCGCGGTGGCCGACCAGGTCGCGCCGAGGGGATCGTACACCTCCGCCGTGCGGTTGAAGCCGCCAGCCACCAGCACCCGGCCATCCGCCAGGAGGGCCGCGGCGTGCATCAGCCGGGGCAGGAGCAGGTCGCCGCGGCGCACCCACGTCCTGCTCGGAGAAGGGGCGCACCGCGGGCCCGCGTCCAAGGAGGCGGCGTTGTTGCCCTCGTCGCACTCCAGCTCGCGGCCCGCCCCCGGAGTGCCGTCGTCATCGGCCACGGCCCAGAGCCGGGCGCTCGGATCCGGGGCGGTGGTGAGCTTCAACGTGGCGCTCGCCTCGCCCGCCGGGGGCAGGGCCTGGGGCAGCGAGGCGACTCCCAGCAACTGGCCGCCCGAGGCGGGAGCTCCCTGGTAGAAGGCCACCTTCAACCCGGCCGAGGTCGCCGCGTCCCCCGTGTTGCGCACGCGGGCCTGGAGCGTCAGCGTCCAGGTCGTGGCGTCACACGTGGCGGTGAGGTCCGAAACCCTGACATCGGGCGCAGCGAAGGCGGACGTGCCGGGGCTGCCCTGGCTGTTGGAACGAAAGGAATTGAAGCCGCTCAACCAGGCGGTGGCGGGGTGGGTGGGGAGGGTGCCATCCTCGTTCACGTGGGTGATGGAGTAGGCGTGCTGGTTCCAGACGCGCCGGGTGTTCACCCACCCGTCCTTCCTGTCCCGGTACAGGCGCAGGCCCGCGAACGAGCCGAAGCCACAGGTGGTGTTCTGCGCCACGAGCAGCTCGGCGTTGTGGTCTCCATCCACGTCGGCGACGATGGGCTGCTCGTAGGCGGTGCAGGAGCTGTGGGGCACCTCGAAGCGCACCGCGCCGGTGGTGCCGTCGTAGATGCGCAGCCGCACCTCGTCCGCGTAGGCGATCTCCGAGCGCCCATCCCCCTCGAAGTCGAAGGTGGACGAGCCCGTGCGGTTGGAGCTGTGATCGCGCATGGTACTCGTCCACTTCACGCTGCCGTCCGCCTCGAAGACGGTGTAGCGGTCCGTGCCCGCGACGCCGATCTCCGGCTGGCCGTCTCCGTCGAAGTCCGCGATGTTGGGGGTGCCACCCACGCCGCCACCCGGAATGGGCATGGTCCACAAGGACTGGCAGAGATCATCCATCAACGTCACATAGCCGCTCCACACCACCACCACCTCGCCCTGGGGATCGGCGTCGAAGTTGGCCACCGCCGCGAGCCCATGGCCGATGTCGGTGTTCACGCACCGCGGCTGCCCGTCGTATTGGTAGATGGCCCGGCCGTTGATCACCTCGAGCTTGCCATCCTGATCGATGTCCACCGCGAAGGAGATCGGGCCGTTGGTGGTGCCTCCCGGGCCGTCGCTGCCCAACCACTTGAGCGCTCCCGTGTGGTCGAAGACGGCATGGCCGTTGATGATCTCCACCTGCCCGTCTCCCTCGAGGTCCGCCAGCGACGGGCCCCCCCAGTTGTTGCCCGGCCCCACGGTGCGGAACTTGAAGGTGCCGTCGTGCTCGAAGCACAAGAGGCCCCGGCTGTCCTGGGCCACGGTGCAGATCTCCACCCGCCCGTCCCCGTCGAGGTCACCCGCCGCGATGCTCGACGCGCCGCGCACCCGGTGCTCCTGCTTCGTCACCGCCCACAGCTCCACGCCCGTGGCGCCATCCACCGCGCGCAGGATGCCATCGCTGATGTAGTTCTCTCCCGCGTAGGAGTTGAAGACGACGTCCGGAACGCCATCCCCGTTGGTGTCCACCACCACGGGCGCCATCATCACGTTGGTGTGCGAGGGCATGACATCGCTGCCCGTCCAGGCCCACTCCAGCTCGGGCTCGAAGACAGGGGGCACGGGAGGCCTCACCTCACAGCTTCCCGTGAGGAGTCCGCTCCGGGCACCGGGTGCTTCCCCGCCACTCGAGGCCTTCTGCCCGCAGCCGGCCAACGCCAACACCATCAGGCTTCCGCGGATACACCCGCGGACGATCCTCTTCTTGTCCATGGCTCTCCCCCCATGCACGGCGCAGCCGGTCGCTCGTTCGCGGTCCACCTGCGCCGACTTCCGCCGACAACAATCAATACATAAAGATGTACAACCCGGATAAATTGGAAACTCATGGTGTGAGAAAAGACTCAACTCGGGCAGGGGTGCGGACGGGCCCTTCGTCCTGAACCCTTCACATGTGAGCCTTATCGGAGCGGGTTTTGTTGGACGGACGGCAGCGGGAGCAGCAGGGTATTGCCTTGGATTTTCGTGGAGAAGGGTGATGCCCTCGATGATCCTCGTGCTGTGTCTCGCGGCGGTACTGGGCGGTGCGCCGGGCGGAGGCGGCTCTCCTTCCGCCGACGAGCGTGTCCAGGAACTGTTCCAGACGATGCACGACGTGGAGGTCTCGATCGAGCCGCTGCCCCGGCCCGGGGAGCCGCCCGGGGACGCGGAGGACCGGTGCCCGGTGGGAGCGGACGTGAAGATCTCCCTGCGAGAGCCCTGGCGTCAGGGGGTGGCCTGCTGGCTGCCGGCGAGGGACGACGACACGCGGCGCACGCTCTGCGCGGCCGTGACGCGGGGCGCGCCTGGAAGCAGGATCGTGAGCAGGTGCCTGGGCCGCCGGACCCCCGTGTGCAGCCGGACGCCCCTGGACTGCTCACCCCGCCAGGTGAAGCGGATGCCTTCCGAGCTGGCGCCGCTGGCCGGGCTCCACGCGCGGCTGCCGCCCCACGCGCTGCCACCCGCCGAGGTGATGGCGTTGAAGGCCCTGGCCTTCCGGGCCTCGGGCAGGCTGGCCTGGCGCCGACCTCCCTCGGGTGCGCCCTCGGCCCTCATGCACGTGGGGCGGGACAGCCCCTTCGGCTTCCTGTTGAAGGACGGACGCCGCTATCGCTTCCAGGACGATCCCCGGTACGAGACCGCTCCCCTGTGGGTGCTCGACGTGACGTCGCTCGTGGGACGGCCCGCGCATGCCTTCCTCTCCTATACGAGGCAGGAGGAGCCGGAGGGGAGCCGGGGAGACGTCTGGCTGCGCATCCTGGAGTTCGACGAGGCGGCGGGCGCGCGTCAGCTCGCGGTGAAGAAGGTGGGGATGTGGTTTGGCGCCGGGAGGGAGCGGCGCCAGCGGATCCGCGGCTCTCCCTGCGCGTTCATGGGGTGCTCGCGCCGCCGGGGCCTCGCGGGCGAGGCGTGGCTCGTACCGGTGATGGCCTCGTCCGGCCAGCTCGAGCTGCGCCTGCCCCGGGGAATGTCCTGGCTCGGGGAGGGACGCGCGCGGACGGGCTGGCGGGGTGACGGGGGATTGAAGGAGCTGCGCGGCGAGGTGGGCGCGTGGTGCTGGACGGGCGAGGAGTTGAGCCGTTGCCCACGGTAGGATGAGCGGCCCGTGCCGAAGACGACTCCTCCCGCCGTGACGCTGCCCGCCGAGCAGGCGCGCGCGTTCCTCGTCAGCCACCTCGCCCTCGCCGCGCCCGTGCATCCCCCGGGCGCCGAGGGCGTGCGCGCGCTGCTGCGCCACTTGCGCCACATCCAGTTGGATCCCCTCGACGTCATCGGCACCAACGCGGACCTGGTGGCGCTCGCGCGGGTGGACGGCCTCGTACGGGGGGACGTGTACCGCCACCTCTACCCGGGCCATGCCTTCGAGCATTGGGCGAAGGAGCGCTGCCTGCTGCCCGCCGATGCCTTTCCCCACTACCGCGAGCGCTCCCTGGAGGCGCCGTGGTGGAGGCACGCCACGCGGCTCGAGCGGCTGCCCGCGACCGTGCTGGGCGCCGTGCTGGAGGAGCTGGAGGCCCATGGCCCGCTGACGGCCGCGGAGCTCACCGACCACGGCGCGGTGGATCCCCTCGACTGGAGTGGGTGGAAGGGCACGGCGAAGGCCACCACCATGGCGCTCGAGGTGCTGTGGACGCGCTGTGACATCGTCGTGTGCGGCCGGACTCCCGGGGGCAAGCGCTACGACGTGCCGCGCCGGGCCCTGCCGGAGGTGGCGCATGTCTCGCCGGGGTACACCACGGAGGAAGGCTTCATGCGCTGGGCCCTCGGCGAGCGCGTGGAGGCGGCGGGCCTGCTGTCGCGCGCGGCGGGGGCGCACTGGTCCATGCTGTCCCCGGTGAGAGGCTCGGCCCTGCCGGAGGCCCTGGTGCGCGAGGGCGTGCTGGAAGAGGTGGTGTTGCCTGACTCACCGCGGCGCTACCTGACTCCGGCGGGCTTCCGCTCCCGGCCGGTGACGGCGCCGGACGAGCGGATGCGGATAGTGGGCCCGTTGGATCCACTGCTGTGGGACCGGACGCTGGTGAAGCAGCTCTTCGGCTTCGAGTACGTCTGGGAGGTGTACAAACCCGGGGAGCAGAGGCGCTGGGGCTGGTACGTGTGCCCGCTGCTGCACCGTGGACAACTTGTGGGCAGGTTGGAGGCGCGCGTGAAGGAGGACGTGCTGTCTGTGGAGAAGTTGTGGAGGGAGAAGGGCGTGAAGCTGGACGACGCGGCGCTCGACGAGGCCCTGGCGCGACATGCGCGGGCGTGCGGCGCGCGGAAGGTGCGCCGGCCCCGGGCCCGGGTGGGGTGACGGTGGCAATGATTGACAGTCCCGGGTGTTAGACAATTCGAAGGGAGTGAGGTGTCGGGAAGAGTCCTTTGACTTTCCCCCGGGTAGCTCCCGCGTACCCCTTGGGTCCGCCCTGTTCGTCCACCGCTCGCGGCCTGAAGGGAGGGGGACCTCGTGTAAAGCCTTGCGCCGGCGTTAGGGTGTCCCCGCCTGACCCTGGGAGGTATGGACATGAAGATGACGTGGACGTGGCGATCGCTCGCCAACACGGCTCTGGTTGTGCTCGCGCTGGGATTGTTTCTTGGACAGGGGGATCCGGCGCTCGCGGCCGGATGGAATTGCCAGGGCAATCGGATCCCGGTGGCGCTCGCGCCAGACCTGCCCAGGAACCAGCAGGTGTTCGCGCGTCTGTGTTTGCCAGAGGGCCCATCCCCCGGCACGGTGCAACTGCTCGTGCACGGCGCCACGTATACTCATCTGTATTGGGATTTCCCGGACCCCACCGGTGGCACCCGACGCTACTCCTACGTGAACGCGGCGCTGGACGCGGGCTTCGCCACCCTGGCGATGGATCGCATTGGCAGCGGAGCGAGCTCCCGCCCTCCAGGCGAGCTCGTCACCATCGAGGCCAACGCCTACGTCGTCCACCAGGTGGTCCAGGCACTGCGCGCGGGCACGGTGTGGGGGCCCAAGGGCGCGCTGGGCTTCCAGAAGGTGGTGCTCGTCGGCCACTCCTATGGCTCTTTGACCTCCTGGTACGAGGTGACCGACTACCAGGATGTCGATGCCGTCATCCTCAGTGGCGCGAGCCATACCCCCGTGCCCTCTGGTGTGGAGAATTTCAAAAGGTCCCTGCATCCCGCCGAGGTAGATCCGATCCTTTCTGGCAGAGGCTATGCTTCGACGTACCTGACCACCATGCCCGGCACGCGCGAGGCCGTGTTCTATCTTCCGAGCCGGGCCGACCCCGCGGTGATTGCCCTCGACGAGCGGACCAAGAGCACGAGCACTCTCGCCGAGCTGTCCGCCGTGCCCGCCATCTTCGCGCGCCCGCTGGACATCCGCGTCCCGGTGCTGCTCGTCAATGGCACCGAGGACAGGATCTTCTGTGGTCCCACTCCCAGCGGCATCTGCTCGGATGCTCGGACATTGATCGCCGCCGAGACGCCCCGGCTCGGTCCCCGGGTGCCGTGTGTCGAGGCCCGGGTGTTGCCCGGAGAGGGTCATATGCTCAACCTCATTCCAGACGCGCCCCGGTGGTTCGCCGTGGCCCAGGAGTGGGCCACGCGGATCGTGGGAGCGGAGAAGGGTCCCGCGCCCGGCTGCGCGCCGTGAAATCCCTGCTCAATCGCTCTTCACGGGCGGCGCGGAGGTGAGGGCAACCGCGCGCCGCGTGTTCGATTCGATCTCGACCTGGCAGAGCGCCTGCTGTGCCTGGAGTTGGTAGACGAACGCGCGGCCCCGGCCGATGCTGATGCCAATCAGGGTGCCGAACAGGGCGCCCACGAGGGTGAGCACCGTGTTGCTCGGGGAGTTGTTCGATGCGACGCCCAGGGCCCCGGCGCCCATGATGAGCCCCATGATGCCGGAGGTGAAAACGATGCGCGAGGCCCGGCGGTAGAGCGCTTGGGCATGTTGGGCGATGATCTTCGGATCGTACTGCACGGCCATGCTGTCTCCTTTGAACAGTACGGCCGTCATAGGGAATTCATTTCGCTCCGGCCATGCCCCCAACGGAGTAGAGTCAAGGGCCTCGGATTGAACAACACCCTTTGAGGAGCCATGCACTCCAGTCCACGCGAATTGCAGCAGTTGCTCGCCGAAGCCAGGAACCTGGAGCTGGGCAGTCCCCAGCAATTAAAGCTGCTCGAAACCCTCCGGGCCCGTTGTCCAACATTCGTGCCCGCCCTCCTGCTGGCAAGTCGGGCCCAACTCTGGGGTCCGGACGACGCGGAGCGAGCGGATGCCGTCTTCGAGCAGGTCGAGCGGATGCTTCATGACGCCGTCGACGCCTCCGGCAGGTCCCCTGAATCCCTCATGGGACTGGCTCGGTTCATGAGCGTCGTGCGTGCTTCTCCCGAGGCCGCGGAAGCGCTCTACCGCGAAGCCTCCACGCGGGCGTTGGAAATATTGGAAGAATCCTGGTCGGGCCTCATCGAGGCACTCGGTGAGCAGGAAAAGACGGAGGAGGCCACGCTCATCTCCGAGCGTGCCCGCCAGGTACTTCCTGGCTCCAAACAGCTCACCGAGGCCCGCGCCTTCGCGAAGATTGACCCTCGGTCCGCCTGACATGAACGGACGTGTTGTGGCAGGGTTGTCGGCGCCATGACCCCCCATCTCCTGTTCCTGCCCGGTGCCAGTGGTGCCGCGTCCTTCTGGCATCCGCTCGGCGCGCTGCTGCCGACGAGCTGGCGTAAGACCTACCTGAACTGGCCAGGTCTCGGCCACGAGCCGCATGAGCCCGTCATCCAGAACCTCGATGATGCGCTCGCCCATGCCGCCAGCAAGCTGGAAAATCCGAGCGTGGTCGTGGCCCAATCCATGGGTGGCCTTGTCGCCGTGCGGCTGGCGCTCGCCCATCCAGAGCGGATCAGCCATCTGGTCCTGGTGGCCACCTCCGGCGGCGTCGATGTCACGAGCCTGGGTGGCAGTGATTGGCGGAGTGCCTACCGCGCGGAGTATCCCAGGGCGGCGGAGTGGATCCTGTCCGAGCGGACGGATCTCACCGCGCAACTCCACCGGATCTCCATCCCGACGTTGCTCCTCTGGGGCGATGCCGATCCGATCAGCCCCGTGGGGGTCGGTCGCCGTCTCGAGCAACTGCTGCCCAGGGCTCGGATGCGGGTGCTCGCTGGCGGAGACCACATGTTCGCCCGGGATCGCGCCGCCGA
Above is a window of Cystobacter fuscus DNA encoding:
- a CDS encoding PilZ domain-containing protein; its protein translation is MATKKVAERMRARDSVLGYRMGPGLAAVASVEGERSPEGRLVQLSPEHLTVCLQRTPALKPGQRANVVLGVGGEATALRAEVMKIHRPAPEALPELSLRFVAPPLAQGRHIVSMLEGWRDEGHLELPHASPIWKERIVRADRIGRIFEALVARRCRGRARSEHGDVELSAALFDKYDARVAWEVRGGVLPPGPFLLEVYGFSSVLRFQVDEAQHEDGLWSVKLPSELVRYRHRRLRRAPAWGGCVARFAHPLWPQVRVQRELMDISYEGLSFATEPGEDLLYPGLVLSEMEVELPGRAPVYVKAEVRNISGTSAGRRCGMKVEPIGDGAAWRMLVEELSHPNTRVSGQWDQGTWDLYERSGYFRLSGKTPADFERMKAEYREAHERLERAPRLGYRVVRPVPQSDTVEASLSWLKPYSGSWMAHHLARHLPAGERCRGTAREALRDIYLRGFEPAQTDPDIKWFLAYCEANVRWVRFTALDFAEWYQHTGQACVLNFHLMEADARREWVMPEGFSLGEPTDEEKQALFARLERTRPVAYREALDLVPERFDLSGLKQQWSGARLGRERHVLVARKDGRAVAVGIMEAAHAGLNLFHVLNGLRIIPLVDASLPEAQQAMLALLAGAAEWYRARGLDVFIHYVEEEHRDYLGEARLTDLGEGRIWILSAQLLPDFIEHLCEATTPRGGDA
- a CDS encoding DUF938 domain-containing protein; this encodes MKRHAPSAERNRDPLLPVLREVLPAQGTVLELASGTGQHAVFFARALPGLTWQPTDVDPTALASIEAWRQEEGPPNLRAPLALDVLAEPWPVERADALVAINLVHISPWEACQGLLRGAGRVLAPGAPLVLYGAWFIEGQTPAPSNLAFDASLRERNPSWGVRELGAVTAEARRHGLERERVIEMPSNNLTVVFRARAG
- a CDS encoding serine/threonine-protein kinase; translation: MAGSMLPSAQDDVRGRQMGNYEVLCRLSTGGMAEIFLASRRGLAGFHKPVVLKKILPDIQGQEEFVQMFLDEARVTAAFNHPNIAQVFDLDVAGDELFLAMEFVPGATLLEVARACLAAKEPMPMGLGLAAVRDTALALHYAHTFTDALGEPSPVIHRDVAEKNIMVTYEGVTKLLDFGIAKSVMEVSRTQVGMVKGTSGYMSPEQILGQPLDARSDLFSLGVVLHECLTGARLFPGKAPAAVMNAVLRGPIPEPSRANKAVPPELDAIVLKALARQREDRYATTLEFARELERAVSGLIWLPEQSGALLRRLFAERREQTRQVLAGARTSTGEVKLSAAPADSREGATPAPPAPAPRLPTVSPAPPQASRGPSSSNTDIVPYSPLVPPPAAPVAAGEPRAASPAPRAPARASMERSRPVLPPPTRPRPPGRVDPPPAPEEAREPEKTALVRSRRSMTSEHRASSAAESRPASPEAPASRSPAESRPASPEAPSSRALPTRAMRIPTPDASPRASTAAPPSDVEPDEETTRPHRRPALPLLPDDTSEDSSEYPTLPYQTLPSLPPRARAPRTEEELLLSSGTHSIAASRSGWGLRVALLVLLGLLGLAAMFIALRWDGGLVSSWLLPSPAAQAAPPAASPGPEGSKAP